The DNA region TCCTTGTCGGAGGAGACGATCACCACGTCCATCCCCCTCTCCTCCGCGGCGCGGGAGAGGGTCCCGATGACGTCGTCCGCCTCCACGCCGGGAACCGTGATCCGCCGGACTCCCAGCGCGTCGATCATCTCGTTCACGAGAGGGATCTGGGCCGCCAGCTCCTCGGGGGCCTTCAGGCGATTCGCCTTGTATTCGGGATAGAGCTCGTGACGCGGCGTCGGTTCCCGCGAGTCGAACACCGCGGCGACGGCGTCGGGCTTCTCCTGCCGGAGGATCTTGAGGACGATCCGGGCGACGCCCAGGACCGCGTTGGTCGGCGTCCCGTCGGGGGCCGAGAGCCGCGGAACGCCGTAGAAGGTCCTGTAGAGGACGTTATGCCCGTCGATCAGAAAGAGGGAGGCCATCGGACGCCTGCCGGTGCTCCACCACCAGCGTCTCGGCGAAGGTGTCCCCCGCCCGCTGTCCATCCGGGTCGTAGAACCCGAGATACGTCTCCACGAGCAGGACCGCGAACCCGATGGTGTAGGCGAGGAAGGGGCCGATCACCGGGACGAGATGGAGGACGAACGGCGCCGACACCGTGAGGTTGCGCATCAGGGACGAGGGGAAGTCCATCCCCTCCCGGTCGATCCGCACCACCTTCAGCCCCGTGAGCCACTTCCCCGGGCTGCGCCCCCCCGGGAACCCGTCGCACATGAGGATGTAGAACAGGGAAGCGAACACCCCGGCGGCGCCGGGGATGTGCCACAGCGACATCGCGACGATCAGGTCCGCGGACTTCCCCACGACCCTCGCGAGGTACCGCGCGCGCCGGGCGTCCTTGAAGAACTCCCGCTGCTCCTCCCAGCGCACCGGCACCGGTCAGCCTCCCCGCGTCGTTTCGCCGGACGTGAAGAAGAGGAACGCCATCGTGGGTCGACGGCTGCCGGGCTGCGAGACGAAGTGGATCGACTCGAACCGGAACCCCTCCGCCGTCACGCGGTTCAGCGCCTCCTCGATCGTCCGGTCGGAGACGTCCGGCAGCTCGACGACGCGGTACGGAACCGATTCGGGCGGGAGCAAAGACACCGCCGTCAGCCCGCGAGGATCCGCGCCGCTTCCTTCGCGGCGTAGGTAAGGACGAGGTCCGCCCCGGCGCGCTTGATCGAGACGAGGATCTCCATCATCACGCGGTCGCCGTCGATCCACCCGAGCTTCGCGCCGGCCTTCACCATCGAATACTCGCCGCTCACGTTGTACGCGGCGACGGGAAGGTCGAACGACTGCCGGACGCGGCAGATCACGTCGAGGTACGCGAGGGCGGGCTTCACCATCACGATGTCGGCCCCCTCCCGCACGTCGAGGGCGACCTCCCGGAGCGCCTCCCGGACGTTGGGCGGGTCCATCTGGTAGGAGCGGCGGTCCCCGAAGCTCGGGGCGCTCTCCGCCGCGTCCCGGAACGGCCCGTAGAATCCGCCCGCGTACTTGGCGGCGTACGACAGGATCGGCACCTGGGAGAATCCCTCCCGGTCCAGCCCCCGGCGGATCGCCCCGACGCGCCCGTCCATCATGTCGGAGGGGGCGACGATGTCGGCGCCGGCGCGGGCGTGGGACACCGCGCTCCGGGCCAGGATCTCCAGCGTGGCGTCGTTGTCCACGTCGCCGCCTTTCAGGATCCCGCAGTGGCCGTGGTCGGTGTATTCGCAGAAACAGACGTCGGTGATCACCATCAGGTCCGGAACGGCGTCCTTGAGCGCGCGGACCGCCGTCTGGACGATCCCGCGGTCGGAGTAGGCGTCCTTCCCCAGCGGATCCTTCTTCGCGGGGATGCCGAAGAGCAGGACGGCGGGAATGCCGAGCGCGTGGACCTCCCTCGCCTCCGCCACGAGGTTCTCCACGGAGAAGTTGAACACCCCCGGCATCGAGGGGACCTCCCGGCGGATGTTCTTCCCCGCGGCGACGAAGAGCGGGTAGATCAGGTCGTCGACGGACAGCTTCGTCTCGCGTACCATCCGCCGCAACGTCTCGTTCCGCCGAAGGCGACGTGGCCGGTATTCCGGGTACTGCATCGCTTCCCTCCTGTCCCGCGTTTCCCCGGCGCGGCCGGCCGCGCCCCCGCCCGTTCCGTTCAGGGAACGCGGCCTTCCGGATGGGCGGCGAGGAACGCAACGACGGCGTCCACCATCCCCCTCAGCGTATACGTTTCAGGCACGATGTCCACCCGGAAATCCCGCCGCGCCACGGCCCTCGCGGTCACCTCGCCGATCACCGCGATGACGCTTTTCCCGAGCATTTCCCGGGCCGTTTCCTCCCCCAGCAGAAGGAACAGGTTGCGGAAGGCGGATGGAGAGGCGAACGTGCAGACGTCCGGGGGGAACGCCGCGATCTCCTGCGCGACGTCGTCGTCCTTTTCCGCCAGGCCGTTCCGGTAGGCGACCACCGGGACGACCTCGCCGCCCTCCCGGGCGATCGCCTCGGGCAGGATCTCCCTCCCTTCCTCCGCACGGGGGAGCAGGAACCGCCTCCCCGCGACCCCCGAGGGCAGAAGCTCCTCGAACAGCCCTTCCCCGGTGTGCCTCGACGCGGTGAGCTGCGCCCGGATTCCGCGCGCCGCGAGCTCGCGGGTGGTCCCCGGCCCGACGCTGGCCGCCCGGACGCTCGCCGGCCAGGCGGATAATCCCAGGCGCGCCGTCCGTTCGCAGAAGAAGCGCGCCGCGTTGGCGCTGGTGAAGAGGATCCAGTCGAACGAGGAGAGCCGCCCGATCTCGCGGTCCAGCGGGCCGCAGTCGTCGGGGGGCACCAGGCGGATCGTGGGGAAGAGGACCGGCGTTCCGCCGGCGCGGCGGACGAGGGCGGCGAGCTCCCCCGCCTGCTCCACGCTGCGCGTGATGAGGATCCGTTTTCCCGAAATCGTCATCCCGTCATCCGCCGCTCTGCCGGTACACCTCGTCCAGGATTTCCTTCCCGCCCCGCGAGAGGAGCTCTTCGGCCAGCGCCGCACCCAGGCCCTCCGCGTCGGAAACGGGACCGCTTCGCCCGGCGCGGAGGATCTCCGACCCGTCCGGGCGTCCGACGAGCCCGACGAGGCGGACCTCGTTCCCCTCGACCCGGCCGAACGCGGCGATCGGAACCTGGCAACCTCCCTCCAGCCGCTTCAGGAATCCCCGCTCCGCCCGCACGGCGATCGACGTCTCCCGGTCGTCGAGGAACGAGACCGCCTCCCGCGTCCCCGCGTCCCCGGAGCGGATCTCGATCCCCAGCGCCCCCTGCCCGATCGCCGGGATCGACATCTCCGCCGGGAGGTACTGGCGGATCTTCCCTTCCCACCCCAGCCGCCGAAGCCCCGCCGCCGCCAGGATGATCGCGTCGTACTGACCCTCCTCCATCTTCCGGATGCGGGTGTCGAGGTTTCCGCGCAGCTGCCCGACCGAGAGGTCCGGGCGGATCCCGAGGAGCTGCGTCTGCCGCCGCAGGGAGCTCGTTCCCACCTTCGCCCCCTTCGGAAGATCCTCGAACCGGGAATATTTCACCGACAGGAACGCGTCGCGCGGGTCCTCCCGCTTCGTGATGCAGACGATCTCGAGACCCTCCGGCAGCTCCGTGGGGACGTCCTTCATGGAGTGCACCGCGAGATCGATGCGCTTCGACAGGAGGGCGTCCTCGATCTCCTTGACGAAGAGCCCCTTTCCGCCGACCTTCGCCAGCGGCACGTCGAGGATCATGTCCCCGGTGGTCCTGATCTTCGTGATCTCCACCTTCCGGCCGGTGCGCTTCTCGACCTCCGACTTTACGAATTCGGCCTGCCACAGGGCCAGGATGCTCCCCCGGCTGCCGAGGCGGATGACGTCATGGACTCCCAACGCTTCCTCCTTGTCCGGGGGCGTCCCCGGTCCGTTCCCGCTCCTCTTCCGCTTCCTCCTCCGGGAGATCGAAGATCTCCCGGACCATCGCCACGGTCTCCATCGGGCTGCGCCCGTCGCTCTCGCGCTTGAGCGACGCGATCGGCGGGTGAAGCACCTTGTTCAGGATCGACGAGGCGAGCGACTCGATCACCTTCCGCGTCTTCGGGTCGTCCGCGCCCAGGGCGGAGACCGCCTTCGCGACCTCCGCCGCCTTGATCTCCTCGAACTTCCGGCGCAGGGACACGATCGTGGGGGTCACCTGCTGCGACTCGAGCCACCGGCGGAACGCCGCCACTTCGGCCGCGACGATCTCCTCGGCCCTCGCCGCCTCCCGCTGCCGCTCCTCGAGGTTCGTCTCGATCACGTTGTTCAGGTCGTCGATGTCGTAGACGTAGACGTTGTCGATCTCGTTGGCGTCGGGATCGATGTCGCGGGGCACCGCCATGTCGATGAAGAACATCGGGCGGTTCTTCCGGACCCGGAGCACCGACTCCACGTCCTCCCGCTTCAGGATGAAGTGCGGGGCCCCGGTCGAGGAGAGGATGATGTCGGCCCGCTTGAGGTGCGAGGAGAGCTCGTCGAAGCGGACCGGGGTGCCGTCGAACTCCTCGGCCAGCCGGACGGCCCGTTCGAAGGTCCGGTTCGTCACCAGGATACCCTTGGCCCCGGCGGACAGGAGGTGGCGGGCGGCCAGCTCGCACATCTCCCCGGCGCCGATCAGCATCACCGTCTTGTCGGAGAGGTCCCCGAGGATCTTCTTCGCCAGCTCGACGGCGGC from Deltaproteobacteria bacterium includes:
- a CDS encoding RDD family protein, with the protein product MPVRWEEQREFFKDARRARYLARVVGKSADLIVAMSLWHIPGAAGVFASLFYILMCDGFPGGRSPGKWLTGLKVVRIDREGMDFPSSLMRNLTVSAPFVLHLVPVIGPFLAYTIGFAVLLVETYLGFYDPDGQRAGDTFAETLVVEHRQASDGLPLSDRRA
- a CDS encoding DUF4177 domain-containing protein, with translation MSLLPPESVPYRVVELPDVSDRTIEEALNRVTAEGFRFESIHFVSQPGSRRPTMAFLFFTSGETTRGG
- the hemB gene encoding porphobilinogen synthase translates to MQYPEYRPRRLRRNETLRRMVRETKLSVDDLIYPLFVAAGKNIRREVPSMPGVFNFSVENLVAEAREVHALGIPAVLLFGIPAKKDPLGKDAYSDRGIVQTAVRALKDAVPDLMVITDVCFCEYTDHGHCGILKGGDVDNDATLEILARSAVSHARAGADIVAPSDMMDGRVGAIRRGLDREGFSQVPILSYAAKYAGGFYGPFRDAAESAPSFGDRRSYQMDPPNVREALREVALDVREGADIVMVKPALAYLDVICRVRQSFDLPVAAYNVSGEYSMVKAGAKLGWIDGDRVMMEILVSIKRAGADLVLTYAAKEAARILAG
- a CDS encoding uroporphyrinogen-III synthase is translated as MTISGKRILITRSVEQAGELAALVRRAGGTPVLFPTIRLVPPDDCGPLDREIGRLSSFDWILFTSANAARFFCERTARLGLSAWPASVRAASVGPGTTRELAARGIRAQLTASRHTGEGLFEELLPSGVAGRRFLLPRAEEGREILPEAIAREGGEVVPVVAYRNGLAEKDDDVAQEIAAFPPDVCTFASPSAFRNLFLLLGEETAREMLGKSVIAVIGEVTARAVARRDFRVDIVPETYTLRGMVDAVVAFLAAHPEGRVP
- the hemC gene encoding hydroxymethylbilane synthase, whose protein sequence is MGVHDVIRLGSRGSILALWQAEFVKSEVEKRTGRKVEITKIRTTGDMILDVPLAKVGGKGLFVKEIEDALLSKRIDLAVHSMKDVPTELPEGLEIVCITKREDPRDAFLSVKYSRFEDLPKGAKVGTSSLRRQTQLLGIRPDLSVGQLRGNLDTRIRKMEEGQYDAIILAAAGLRRLGWEGKIRQYLPAEMSIPAIGQGALGIEIRSGDAGTREAVSFLDDRETSIAVRAERGFLKRLEGGCQVPIAAFGRVEGNEVRLVGLVGRPDGSEILRAGRSGPVSDAEGLGAALAEELLSRGGKEILDEVYRQSGG
- a CDS encoding glutamyl-tRNA reductase, encoding MGQIVIVGLNHRTAPVEVRERLAFPADTIGHALRGVVEPRGISEGVILSTCNRVEVCVLADEGFRGTEAVREFLSSYHGMPAKELSEYLYHQTGEEAVRHLFRVASSLDSMVLGEPQILGQVKDAYGYAAEFKTIGPVLDKFFTKAFSVAKRVRTETRVANSAVSVSYAAVELAKKILGDLSDKTVMLIGAGEMCELAARHLLSAGAKGILVTNRTFERAVRLAEEFDGTPVRFDELSSHLKRADIILSSTGAPHFILKREDVESVLRVRKNRPMFFIDMAVPRDIDPDANEIDNVYVYDIDDLNNVIETNLEERQREAARAEEIVAAEVAAFRRWLESQQVTPTIVSLRRKFEEIKAAEVAKAVSALGADDPKTRKVIESLASSILNKVLHPPIASLKRESDGRSPMETVAMVREIFDLPEEEAEEERERTGDAPGQGGSVGSP